From Selenomonas ruminantium AC2024, a single genomic window includes:
- a CDS encoding ribonuclease J yields MTVVRVEDEILVIDSGLMFPEEDMLGVDLVIPDISYLLENRDMIKAIVLTHGHEDHIGALPYVLKQLNVPVYGTRLTLGILEGRLKENGVDSSNLHSVMQGDIINVGCFSVGFIRVNHSIPDAVGLSIKTPVGMIVHTGDFKLDYTPIDGKMTDFRRFSELGNKGVLLMMADSTNAERAGHTPSESTVGASFDKAFHGARSRIIVATFSSNVHRIQQVIDTAVRYKRRVAILGRSMVNVVTISLELGYITAPEGTIIDIDEINNYRPEQIVIVTTGSQGEPMSALTRMAMSDHRKVTIVPDDTVIISATPIPGNEKLVSKTIDNLMRLGANVVYGRDKEVHVSGHASREELKLMHNLVRPKFFIPVHGEYHHLVQHAKLAQELGMAKDHIFLGENGYVFEFTKDKGQVAGKVTAGMVMVDGLGVGDVGNIVLRDRRQLSQDGILIIVVAMDRASNTVVGGPDIVSRGFVYVRESEALMDEARARVEQALERCEEEGVKEWAAIKANVRDALGRYLFEKTRRRPMILPIIQEV; encoded by the coding sequence ATGACGGTGGTTCGTGTAGAGGACGAGATTCTGGTAATCGATTCCGGCCTCATGTTCCCCGAAGAAGATATGCTGGGGGTTGACCTGGTTATTCCCGATATCAGCTATCTTTTGGAGAATCGCGATATGATTAAGGCGATTGTCCTGACCCATGGCCACGAGGACCATATTGGTGCTCTGCCCTATGTGCTCAAGCAGCTCAACGTGCCGGTCTATGGCACCCGTCTGACGCTGGGCATCTTAGAGGGCCGTCTCAAGGAAAACGGGGTGGATTCCAGCAATCTGCATTCGGTAATGCAAGGGGACATTATCAATGTGGGCTGCTTTAGCGTTGGCTTTATCCGTGTAAACCATTCCATTCCCGATGCGGTGGGTCTTTCCATCAAGACGCCGGTGGGCATGATTGTTCACACCGGTGACTTCAAGCTGGACTACACGCCCATCGATGGGAAAATGACGGATTTCCGCCGGTTCTCGGAACTGGGGAACAAGGGTGTTCTCCTGATGATGGCGGACTCCACCAATGCAGAACGGGCTGGCCATACCCCCAGCGAAAGCACCGTAGGGGCATCTTTTGACAAGGCCTTCCACGGCGCACGCAGCCGCATTATCGTGGCAACCTTTTCTTCCAATGTTCACCGCATCCAGCAGGTCATCGATACTGCAGTGCGCTATAAGCGCCGGGTAGCTATCCTGGGACGCAGCATGGTGAATGTTGTGACCATCTCTCTGGAGCTTGGCTATATCACCGCTCCGGAAGGAACTATAATCGATATTGATGAAATCAATAACTATCGTCCCGAACAAATCGTTATCGTCACCACGGGCAGCCAGGGTGAGCCCATGTCGGCTCTGACCCGCATGGCTATGTCTGACCATCGCAAGGTCACCATCGTTCCCGATGACACTGTTATCATTTCGGCAACGCCGATACCGGGCAATGAAAAACTCGTTTCCAAGACCATTGACAATCTTATGCGCCTGGGGGCAAATGTCGTATATGGCCGGGATAAGGAAGTTCATGTATCCGGTCACGCCAGCCGCGAAGAATTGAAGCTCATGCATAATCTCGTGCGTCCGAAGTTCTTCATCCCGGTTCATGGCGAATATCATCATTTGGTACAGCATGCCAAACTGGCGCAGGAACTCGGTATGGCCAAAGACCATATCTTCCTGGGCGAGAACGGCTATGTATTTGAATTTACCAAGGACAAAGGTCAGGTAGCCGGCAAGGTTACCGCCGGCATGGTTATGGTTGATGGCCTTGGCGTAGGCGACGTGGGCAATATCGTGCTCCGTGACCGTCGCCAGCTGTCTCAGGACGGCATCCTGATTATCGTCGTGGCCATGGATAGAGCCTCCAACACCGTAGTAGGGGGCCCGGATATCGTATCCCGCGGTTTCGTCTATGTACGGGAGTCTGAGGCACTGATGGACGAAGCCAGAGCCCGCGTTGAGCAGGCATTGGAACGCTGCGAAGAAGAAGGCGTTAAGGAATGGGCAGCCATCAAGGCGAACGTCCGTGACGCTCTGGGCCGTTATCTCTTTGAAAAGACCCGCCGCCGTCCGATGATTCTGCCAATCATTCAGGAAGTATAA
- the hisIE gene encoding bifunctional phosphoribosyl-AMP cyclohydrolase/phosphoribosyl-ATP diphosphatase HisIE, with translation MNEVDISMIKFDDKGLVPAVVQEENGQVLMLAYMNAESLQKTIETGYTWFYSRSRKRLWNKGEESGNKQKVREISYDCDGDTLLIKVHQTGVACHTGTYTCFSGRKLVEEKEKSLALVEPEPETSLATVLNDLYNVIQERQLNPVEGSYTNYLFEKGQDKILKKVGEEAVETVIASKNNKSEEVLYEMGDLWYHCLVLLAYHKLTPDQLLDELMSRRKGGNYHKFTGKTGVRPDL, from the coding sequence ATGAATGAAGTTGACATTTCCATGATTAAATTTGACGACAAGGGTCTTGTACCGGCAGTGGTGCAGGAAGAAAACGGCCAGGTGCTGATGCTGGCCTATATGAATGCAGAGTCCCTGCAGAAGACCATTGAGACGGGCTATACCTGGTTCTACAGCCGCAGCCGCAAACGTCTTTGGAATAAGGGCGAAGAATCCGGCAACAAGCAGAAGGTGCGGGAAATCTCCTATGACTGCGATGGAGACACCTTGCTGATTAAGGTGCACCAGACGGGCGTAGCCTGCCATACGGGAACCTATACCTGCTTCAGCGGCCGCAAACTGGTGGAGGAGAAGGAAAAGAGTCTGGCACTTGTTGAACCGGAACCGGAGACTTCACTGGCTACGGTTTTGAATGACCTTTACAATGTCATTCAGGAGCGTCAGCTGAACCCTGTGGAAGGTTCTTATACCAACTATCTCTTTGAGAAGGGGCAGGACAAGATTCTCAAAAAGGTGGGCGAGGAGGCCGTGGAAACGGTTATTGCCTCCAAGAACAACAAGAGCGAGGAAGTGCTCTACGAAATGGGCGACCTCTGGTATCACTGTCTGGTGCTGCTGGCCTATCACAAACTGACGCCGGACCAGCTGCTCGATGAACTCATGAGTCGCCGCAAGGGAGGCAATTATCATAAATTTACTGGCAAAACCGGCGTAAGACCGGATTTATAA
- the hisF gene encoding imidazole glycerol phosphate synthase subunit HisF, which translates to MSTSTYTKRIIPCLDVKDGRVVKGTNFVGLRDAGDPVELAARYDKERADELVFLDITASSDKRDTIVHVAQDCASQVFIPFTVGGGIRTIEDMRRMLKAGADKVSVNTAAIKNPELIREGAEKFGRQCIVLAVDARRSGEDKWEVYVNGGRTPTGLDCLEWITKAVDLGAGEILLTSMDADGTKDGYDISLTRAVSEAVNVPVIASGGAGKLEHFYDVLTEGKADAVLAASVFHYGEFTVRQVKEYLKSRGVEVRF; encoded by the coding sequence ATGAGTACATCTACTTATACCAAGAGGATTATCCCCTGTCTGGACGTTAAGGATGGCCGTGTGGTAAAGGGGACCAACTTCGTTGGCCTGCGCGATGCCGGCGACCCGGTGGAACTGGCAGCCCGTTACGATAAGGAGCGGGCCGACGAGCTGGTTTTTTTGGACATCACCGCCTCGAGTGACAAGCGGGATACCATCGTACACGTTGCCCAGGACTGTGCCAGTCAGGTTTTTATCCCCTTTACAGTCGGCGGCGGCATTCGCACCATTGAGGACATGCGCCGGATGCTCAAGGCCGGAGCCGACAAGGTTTCCGTAAACACAGCCGCCATCAAGAATCCGGAGCTTATCCGGGAGGGCGCGGAAAAATTCGGCCGGCAGTGCATTGTACTGGCCGTGGATGCCCGCCGCAGCGGCGAGGACAAATGGGAAGTCTATGTCAATGGTGGCCGCACGCCGACAGGCCTTGACTGTCTGGAATGGATAACGAAAGCTGTTGACCTCGGGGCCGGTGAGATTCTGCTCACCAGTATGGATGCTGACGGTACCAAAGACGGCTACGATATATCCCTGACCCGGGCGGTGTCCGAAGCGGTAAATGTCCCGGTTATCGCTTCCGGCGGTGCAGGGAAACTCGAGCACTTTTATGACGTGCTGACGGAGGGGAAGGCCGATGCGGTACTAGCCGCTTCTGTCTTCCATTACGGTGAATTCACCGTGCGGCAGGTCAAAGAATATCTAAAATCACGGGGCGTGGAGGTAAGATTCTGA
- a CDS encoding type I phosphomannose isomerase catalytic subunit, with amino-acid sequence MIYPLLLKAPLKDYLWGGTRLKEEYGKNTDLDKVAESWELSCHEAGLSVIASGPDKGKTLKEWLEEQGDAVLGKRAATFDYFPLLIKLIDAKGDLSVQVHPDNEYALRVEGEYGKTEMWYIVDCEPGASLLYGFKEKISQEEFQRRIEDNTLLEVCNKVPVHKGDVFFIDSGTLHAIGAGILICEIQQNSNTTYRIYDYGRVGADGKPRELHVEKALAVTKLEPPTRGTKPLADIDIFPHMEVKLLADCEYFKVYHANLHGESFLHAGDDSFQSLTVLEGALKLSCGKETLTLAKGNTVFVPAGTGSYQVTGQAEFILSKL; translated from the coding sequence ATGATATATCCCTTGTTACTCAAAGCACCTTTGAAGGACTATCTCTGGGGCGGCACCCGCCTGAAAGAAGAATATGGCAAGAATACGGACTTAGATAAAGTCGCGGAAAGCTGGGAACTGTCCTGCCATGAAGCAGGCCTCAGTGTCATTGCCAGTGGCCCGGACAAAGGCAAGACTCTTAAAGAATGGCTGGAGGAACAGGGAGACGCCGTGCTGGGCAAACGAGCGGCAACCTTTGATTACTTTCCCTTATTGATTAAACTCATCGATGCCAAAGGAGATTTATCGGTACAGGTTCACCCGGATAACGAATACGCTTTGCGGGTGGAAGGGGAGTACGGCAAGACGGAAATGTGGTACATCGTGGACTGCGAGCCCGGTGCCAGCCTGCTTTATGGCTTCAAGGAGAAAATCAGTCAGGAAGAATTTCAGCGGCGCATTGAGGATAACACGCTGCTCGAAGTCTGCAACAAAGTACCGGTGCATAAGGGAGATGTGTTCTTTATCGATTCCGGTACCCTGCATGCCATCGGCGCAGGCATTTTAATCTGCGAGATTCAGCAAAACTCCAACACCACCTACCGCATTTATGATTATGGCCGGGTAGGCGCTGACGGCAAGCCCCGGGAGCTTCATGTGGAGAAGGCTTTGGCCGTAACTAAATTGGAGCCTCCGACACGGGGAACCAAGCCGCTGGCAGATATCGACATCTTCCCCCATATGGAAGTGAAACTGCTGGCAGACTGTGAATACTTCAAGGTCTACCACGCCAATCTGCATGGCGAAAGCTTCCTGCATGCCGGGGATGATTCCTTCCAGAGCTTAACGGTGCTCGAAGGCGCATTAAAATTATCCTGCGGGAAGGAAACCCTGACGCTGGCCAAGGGCAATACGGTATTCGTACCGGCAGGCACGGGCAGTTATCAGGTGACTGGTCAGGCAGAATTCATATTAAGCAAGCTGTAA
- the metK gene encoding methionine adenosyltransferase: MSKKRMLFTSESVTEGHPDKMADQISDSILDAIIAQDPQSRVACETLVTTGQVHVVGEISTNCYVDIPKIIRSTVEEIGYTDASYGFDCKTCGILVSLDEQSPDIAQGVDKALEARDGKMDEAEAVGAGDQGMMFGYATNETPEFMPLPIALAQRLARRLTEVRKNGTLGYLRPDGKTQVTIVYEDGKPVAVDTIVISTQHDEDVTLEQIRNDLIEHVIKPVVPADLLKEETRIFVNPTGKFVIGGPQGDSGLTGRKIIVDTYGGWARHGGGAFSGKDPTKVDRSAAYAARYVAKNIVAAGLADRCEIQLAYAIGVAYPVSVMVDTFGTNKVDEEKIEELVSKHFDLRPAGIIKMLDLRRPIYKQTAAYGHFGRTDVDLPWEHTDKADVLKKEAGL; the protein is encoded by the coding sequence ATGAGTAAAAAACGTATGCTGTTCACGTCGGAATCGGTGACCGAAGGTCATCCGGACAAGATGGCGGACCAGATTTCTGACAGCATTCTCGATGCAATTATCGCCCAGGACCCGCAGAGCCGTGTTGCCTGCGAAACGCTCGTAACCACGGGTCAGGTTCATGTGGTCGGTGAAATCTCCACCAACTGCTATGTGGATATCCCGAAAATTATCAGAAGCACTGTCGAAGAAATCGGCTATACCGATGCTTCTTATGGTTTTGACTGCAAGACCTGCGGCATTCTCGTATCTCTGGACGAACAGTCCCCGGATATCGCGCAGGGTGTAGATAAGGCTCTCGAAGCCCGTGATGGCAAGATGGATGAAGCTGAGGCTGTAGGTGCCGGTGACCAGGGCATGATGTTTGGTTACGCCACCAACGAAACCCCGGAATTCATGCCGCTGCCCATCGCGCTGGCTCAGCGTCTGGCCCGCCGCCTGACCGAAGTACGCAAGAACGGTACCCTGGGCTATCTGCGCCCGGACGGCAAGACGCAGGTAACCATCGTCTATGAAGATGGCAAACCGGTGGCTGTAGACACCATCGTTATCTCCACCCAGCATGATGAAGATGTGACGCTCGAACAGATTCGCAATGACCTCATCGAGCATGTAATCAAGCCGGTCGTACCTGCTGACCTGCTGAAGGAAGAAACCCGCATCTTCGTGAACCCCACGGGCAAGTTCGTTATCGGCGGCCCGCAGGGTGACTCCGGTCTTACGGGCCGCAAGATTATCGTAGACACCTACGGCGGCTGGGCTCGTCATGGCGGCGGCGCGTTCTCCGGCAAAGACCCCACGAAGGTAGACCGCAGTGCAGCTTACGCTGCCCGTTATGTTGCCAAGAATATCGTAGCTGCAGGTCTTGCTGACCGCTGCGAAATCCAGCTGGCTTACGCTATCGGCGTAGCTTATCCGGTATCCGTCATGGTGGATACCTTCGGCACCAACAAGGTAGACGAAGAAAAGATTGAAGAGCTCGTTTCTAAGCACTTCGACCTGCGTCCGGCCGGCATCATCAAGATGCTCGACCTGCGCCGTCCTATCTACAAGCAGACGGCTGCTTACGGCCATTTCGGCCGCACCGATGTGGACCTGCCTTGGGAACACACGGACAAGGCAGACGTGCTCAAAAAAGAAGCCGGTCTGTAA
- a CDS encoding STAS domain-containing protein, whose amino-acid sequence MEIKKEQNGPVLKISLSGRLDAVTAPDLDKVVQNELAGVTELTLDFTDLVYVASAGLRVLLLAQKRMKKQGFMKLTHVNKDVKDVLEMTGFIDFLTIED is encoded by the coding sequence ATGGAAATCAAAAAAGAACAAAATGGCCCGGTGCTGAAAATTTCCCTGTCCGGACGCCTGGATGCCGTTACGGCTCCGGATTTGGACAAGGTCGTACAAAATGAACTGGCTGGTGTTACGGAATTGACGCTGGACTTTACAGATTTGGTATATGTGGCTTCCGCCGGCCTCAGGGTATTACTGCTGGCCCAGAAGCGCATGAAGAAACAGGGCTTCATGAAGCTCACCCATGTCAATAAGGACGTCAAGGATGTATTGGAAATGACCGGCTTCATCGATTTCCTTACGATTGAAGACTAA
- a CDS encoding SpoIIE family protein phosphatase, producing the protein MKRRSIRQQVQRLLFLCSVVSLLLLGGIALLGMLGARNTSLQDGREMGEEAAQTVSSTLKHEAESRLLMLADEKSRYINLELRRIADRTELMGNELSWIHEHAGEFHPRHVDEPRRDNAGKFAAQLEYASWADRAALQGEVGLVANLQDIMMQVAQMNGEGTAITAASEHGYSISVDADSAERFASPEAAAPLPFDGTSRPWYKLAKEQGKTTFTDVYADSFNGKLRIACTMPYKVQGNFAGVVAMSTYLNNISNLVLNAQAQTCFVIDDDGRMIFYKDDTGMLRQINPETDLRQSADKELAAAISVMTQGDKGVRAVNIADKTYYLAFAPVPQTGWSFAAALDSAEVLKTEEAARQDVLAIAQKNVDSMDAYMTKVILAMAALILLIIAAVTWQGRRMGDRFVHPILDLSDGVREIASGNLDKKLDIKTGDEIEHLSICFNAMTDELQSYMKNLTKVTAEKERIATELNVATNIQESMLPNIFPPFPERLDFDIYATMHAAKEVGGDFYDFYMLDENHVVITIADVSGKGVPAALFMVISKTILKNFALTMTGESDLAAVVSCTNDQLCQNNDAMMFVTAFVGMLDVVTGKFVYVNAGHNPPLVYRHKEKKFAYMDVKRNFVMGGMDELDYVGQELTLEPGDKLFLYTDGVTEALSEDEELYGEERLLKCLNEMQADDMPLKEIQQHVQQDLQKHVGEAEQSDDITMLALSYSGQPERGEIMEADTAREIIVGAQVENLTQINEFVEEQLSSLEPSPKEQLQLELAVEEIFVNIASYAYEDKHGQAVIQAKVTNSPKSIELIFQDEGIPYNPLDRDDPDPEMLLEDRKIGGWGIFLVKKNVDEVTYAYEKGKNVLTIRKNIS; encoded by the coding sequence ATGAAGAGGAGAAGTATTCGCCAGCAGGTACAGCGGCTGTTGTTTTTATGCAGTGTGGTTTCCCTGTTACTCTTGGGAGGCATTGCCCTTTTGGGCATGCTGGGTGCACGGAACACCTCCCTGCAGGATGGCCGGGAAATGGGTGAAGAAGCTGCCCAGACCGTCAGCAGTACCCTGAAGCATGAGGCGGAAAGCCGTCTGCTGATGCTGGCGGATGAAAAATCCCGCTATATCAATCTGGAGCTGCGGCGCATTGCTGACCGCACCGAACTCATGGGAAATGAGCTCAGCTGGATTCATGAACATGCAGGCGAGTTTCATCCGCGTCATGTGGATGAACCCCGGCGGGATAATGCCGGAAAATTTGCGGCCCAGCTCGAATATGCTTCCTGGGCCGACAGGGCAGCCTTGCAGGGAGAAGTCGGACTGGTCGCTAATCTGCAGGACATTATGATGCAGGTGGCCCAGATGAATGGGGAAGGAACCGCCATCACCGCAGCCTCGGAGCATGGCTATTCCATTTCCGTAGATGCGGATTCGGCGGAGCGTTTTGCCTCCCCGGAAGCTGCTGCGCCGCTGCCCTTTGACGGCACGAGCCGTCCCTGGTACAAGCTGGCCAAAGAGCAGGGCAAGACCACCTTCACCGATGTTTACGCCGACAGTTTCAATGGCAAGCTGCGCATTGCCTGCACGATGCCCTATAAGGTGCAGGGCAACTTTGCCGGTGTTGTGGCCATGTCCACCTATCTGAACAATATCAGCAATCTCGTCTTAAATGCCCAGGCACAGACCTGCTTTGTCATTGATGATGACGGGCGCATGATTTTTTACAAAGACGATACGGGGATGCTTCGGCAGATAAATCCGGAAACGGACCTGCGCCAATCGGCCGACAAGGAACTGGCAGCAGCGATAAGCGTCATGACGCAGGGTGACAAGGGCGTCCGCGCTGTAAACATCGCCGATAAAACATATTATCTGGCCTTTGCACCGGTGCCGCAGACCGGCTGGAGCTTTGCCGCGGCTTTGGACAGTGCCGAAGTCCTCAAAACCGAAGAAGCGGCCCGGCAGGATGTACTGGCCATTGCCCAGAAAAACGTGGACAGCATGGACGCTTATATGACCAAGGTCATCTTAGCTATGGCGGCGTTGATTCTGCTGATTATCGCGGCTGTGACCTGGCAGGGGCGGCGCATGGGGGACCGCTTTGTCCATCCCATTCTTGACTTGTCAGACGGTGTGCGCGAGATTGCCAGCGGCAACCTCGACAAGAAGCTGGATATTAAAACCGGTGACGAAATCGAGCATCTGTCTATCTGCTTCAACGCCATGACCGATGAACTGCAGAGCTATATGAAGAATCTGACCAAGGTCACGGCGGAGAAGGAGCGCATTGCCACGGAGCTCAACGTAGCCACCAATATTCAGGAAAGCATGCTCCCGAATATCTTCCCGCCATTCCCGGAGCGGCTTGATTTTGACATTTACGCCACCATGCATGCTGCCAAAGAAGTCGGCGGTGATTTCTACGATTTCTACATGCTCGATGAAAACCATGTGGTCATCACCATTGCCGATGTTTCCGGCAAAGGTGTACCAGCCGCTCTCTTTATGGTAATTTCCAAGACCATCCTCAAGAACTTTGCCCTGACCATGACGGGGGAAAGCGATTTGGCCGCAGTGGTATCCTGTACCAATGACCAGCTTTGCCAGAACAACGACGCCATGATGTTTGTGACGGCCTTTGTCGGCATGCTTGATGTTGTCACAGGCAAATTTGTCTATGTGAATGCTGGACACAATCCGCCGCTTGTCTACCGCCATAAGGAGAAGAAATTTGCCTATATGGATGTAAAGCGGAACTTCGTGATGGGAGGCATGGACGAATTGGATTATGTCGGTCAGGAACTGACCTTAGAGCCAGGAGATAAACTGTTCCTCTACACGGACGGGGTAACGGAAGCCCTGAGTGAAGACGAGGAACTCTACGGGGAAGAACGCCTGCTGAAGTGCTTGAACGAAATGCAGGCAGATGATATGCCCTTAAAAGAGATTCAACAACATGTGCAGCAAGATTTACAGAAACACGTAGGAGAGGCTGAACAGTCAGACGATATCACCATGCTGGCGCTCTCCTATAGCGGTCAACCGGAAAGGGGCGAAATAATGGAAGCAGATACAGCCAGGGAAATTATAGTGGGAGCCCAGGTGGAGAATCTTACACAGATCAATGAATTTGTCGAAGAACAGCTCTCTTCGCTGGAACCATCGCCGAAAGAACAGTTACAGCTGGAACTGGCTGTGGAGGAAATCTTTGTCAACATCGCCAGCTATGCCTATGAAGACAAGCACGGCCAGGCTGTTATTCAGGCCAAAGTGACAAATTCTCCCAAGAGCATTGAACTAATCTTTCAGGATGAAGGCATTCCCTATAATCCGCTGGACCGGGATGACCCGGACCCGGAGATGCTGCTGGAGGACAGAAAGATTGGCGGCTGGGGCATTTTCCTGGTGAAAAAGAATGTGGATGAAGTAACATATGCCTATGAGAAAGGAAAAAACGTTCTAACAATACGAAAAAATATATCCTAG